GCCGAACAGGAACACCGTGATGATCACCACCATGGTGGTCGCCTGGACTTCCTTGCGCGACGGCGTCGAGACCTTCTTCATCTCCGTGCGCACATCGCCGTAGAAGCCCTTGATCCGCGCCGGCCATGCCTTCACCTTCCCGACGGCCCCGTTCTCTTCCATCAGCCGCACCGCTTCTGACTTCGCCATCTTCCCTTTGTCCTGCTTCCTGCTACTGAAACCTGCGTCCGGCTTCCCTACCCGCCGGGTTCCGCCCGCCCAAAATCCTGGCAGGGGCGGAGGGATTCGAACCCCCAAGTCCGGTTTTGGAGACCGGCAGTTTAACCGTTGAGCTTACGCCCCTGAGTTCATTGAGCCATGGAATGATTGAATCATTGAGTCATTGGGAGCTGGGTCAAGGATTCGCTTTCCCAAGGATTCAATGACCAAATGATTCAATGATTCAATCTCTTCATTTCGCTTCCTTGTGCGGCGTGTGCTTACGGCACTTGCGACAGAACTTGCTGAACTCCAGCCGGTCCGTGGTCGTCTTCCGGTTCTTGGTCGTCGAATAATTCCGGTCTTTGCACACCGTGCACTGCAGGGTCAC
This Terriglobales bacterium DNA region includes the following protein-coding sequences:
- the secE gene encoding preprotein translocase subunit SecE — its product is MAKSEAVRLMEENGAVGKVKAWPARIKGFYGDVRTEMKKVSTPSRKEVQATTMVVIITVFLFGVYFFVIDSVLGRAIDQLFRYFH